The Amyelois transitella isolate CPQ chromosome Z, ilAmyTran1.1, whole genome shotgun sequence genome contains a region encoding:
- the LOC106130551 gene encoding uncharacterized protein LOC106130551 — translation MASCCTCSGAAGGAPSASLPLICLVPRDGATPGKAGTGKPRPASAATSSRGGFQFLDEDYIKKNFKLAPRPLYLDPFRRPLITFPMTQEDAQNFNLARKYKINQQILDGTLDPSEAISAPSVFPYAKSEAEKKKESDENEEIIYILQLPDWEFQCPVHNTTVKTPRFIWHSCKKPTQEKRGGPKPGGGPTNKPKPWLLSRHTDFDLLSQW, via the exons ATGGCAAG TTGCTGCACATGTAGTGGCGCAGCCGGCGGCGCCCCAAGCGCTAGCTTGCCCTTGATCTGCCTCGTACCCCGGGATGGAGCGACCCCTGGAAAAGCGGGCACAGGAAAGCCCCGGCCCGCTTCGGCTGCCACGTCATCCCGAGGAGGCTTCCAATTTCTCGATGAAGACTATATTAAGAAGAACTTTAAATTGGCACCCAGGCCGCTATATTTGGACCCTTTCAG GCGACCCCTCATCACGTTCCCCATGACCCAAGAGGATGCGCAGAATTTCAACCTGGccagaaaatacaaaattaaccaGCAAATTTTGGACGGAACCCTTGACCCAAGTGAAGCAATATCGGCACCTAGTGTTTTC CCATATGCCAAATCAGAGGCAGAGAAGAAGAAAGAATCAGACGAGAACGAGGAAATCATTTACATTCTCCAGCTCCCAGACTGGGAGTTCCAGTGTCCAGTTCACAACACGACTGTGAAGACCCCAAG attcaTCTGGCATTCTTGCAAGAAACCGACACAGGAGAAGAGAGGCGGACCAAAACCAGGCGGGGGACCAACAAACAAGCCGAAACCTTGGTTACTGAGCCGGCACACAGATTTTGACTTACTATCTCAATGGTAG
- the LOC106130552 gene encoding uncharacterized protein LOC106130552: MAEKELISKLANVPLAKPGFDALGMSAPVLVQMNPDGKWENSKPENLDEERLRAVVQHLTNSKALSAAQSYCVQCAAESQKTGGKSNYVPVIMMPIYPADQCPFDMECEMQKIKETETKKPKKNKKDEKSQEDEKQTESKKKPKKRGFVMQRLTDFDLLSQW; this comes from the exons atggCTGAAAAGGAACTTATATCTAAACTCGCTAATGT acCACTAGCAAAGCCAGGGTTTGACGCTTTAGGAATGTCAGCACCGGTTTTGGTACAAATGAATCCCGACGGAAAGTGGGAAAACAGTAAACCAGAAAATTTGGATGAGGAGCGGCTTAGAGCCGTAGTACAGCATCTGACTAATTCTAAAGCTTTGTCTGCTGCTCAGAGTTACTGTGTTCAATGTGCTGCAGAAAGTCAG aaaactgGCGGTAAATCAAATTATGTTCCTGTCATTATGATGCCTATTTACCCAGCTGACCAATGTCCTTTTGATATGGAATGCGAGatgcaaaaaataaaggaGACTGAAACAAAGAAAcctaagaaaaacaaaaaagacgaAAAATCACAAGAAGATGAAAAACAAACGGAATCAAAGAAGAAACCAAAGAAGCGCGGTTTTGTCATGCAAAGGCTTACGGATTTTGATTTATTGTCGCAATggtaa